From the Manihot esculenta cultivar AM560-2 chromosome 3, M.esculenta_v8, whole genome shotgun sequence genome, one window contains:
- the LOC110611740 gene encoding aspartate aminotransferase, cytoplasmic isoform X2, which yields MLVNDLSRVKEYLPIVGLAEFNKLSAKLIFGADSPAIQENRVTTVQCLSGTGSLRVGGEFLARHYHQLTIFIPAPTWGNHIKVFTLAGLNVKTYRYYDPATRGLDFHGLLEDLGAAPAGSIVLLHACAHNPTGVDPTPEQWEQIRQLIRSKAHLPFFDSAYQGFASGSLDADAQSVRMFVADGGECLMAQSYAKNMGLYGERVGALSIVCKTADVASRVESQLKLVIRPMYSNPPIHGASIVATILKDSDMYNEWTIELKAMADRIITMRKQLFDALSARGTPGDWSHIIKQIGMFTFTGLNSEQVAFMTKEYHIYMTSDGRISMAGLSSKTVPHLADAIHAAVTRLG from the exons ATGTTAGTAAATGACCT GTCTCGGGTCAAAGAGTATCTTCCCATTGTTGGACTTGCTGAGTTTAACAAACTGAGTGCCAAGCTTATATTTGGAGCTGATAG CCCTGCCATACAGGAGAATAGAGTGACTACTGTACAATGCTTGTCTGGTACTGGTTCTTTGAGGGTTGGAGGCGAGTTTCTTGCAAGGCATTATCACCAA CTGACTATATTCATCCCTGCACCAACATGGGGAAATCATATCAAAGTCTTCACTCTTGCAGGGCTGAATGTGAAGACATACCGTTACTATGACCCAGCAACACGGGGGCTGGACTTCCATG GCTTGCTAGAGGATCTTGGAGCTGCACCGGCAGGATCTATAGTGCTTCTCCATGCATGTGCACATAACCCAACTGGTGTTGACCCAACCCCTGAGCAGTGGGAGCAGATCAGACAGTTAATAAGATCAAAAGCGCATTTACCTTTCTTTGACAGCGCTTACCAG GGTTTCGCAAGTGGCAGCCTAGATGCAGATGCACAGTCTGTTCGCATGTTTGTTGCAGATGGTGGTGAATGCCTTATGGCGCAGAGCTATGCAAAAAATATGGGTCTCTATGGGGAACGTGTTGGGGCTCTTAGCATT GTCTGCAAGACAGCGGATGTGGCAAGCAGGGTTGAGAGCCAATTGAAACTAGTGATCCGTCCCATGTATTCTAATCCTCCAATTCATGGTGCATCTATTGTGGCTACTATTCTCAAAGACAG tGATATGTATAATGAATGGACTATTGAGCTGAAAGCAATGGCTGACCGGATTATCACCATGCGCAAGCAACTATTTGATGCTCTATCTGCTAGAG GCACTCCGGGTGACTGGAGTCACATTATCAAGCAGATTGGAATGTTCACTTTCACTGGTTTGAACTCTGAACAAGTCGCATTCATGACAAAAGAATATCACATTTACATGACTTCTGATgg GAGGATAAGCATGGCAGGTCTTAGTTCTAAGACAGTTCCTCATCTTGCAGATGCTATTCATGCTGCGGTCACACGCCTTGGTTAA
- the LOC110610688 gene encoding uncharacterized protein LOC110610688, which yields MYRSFVTCDDPKGVVECGIIRKSKRASLKMEDKFLSSRTKKNPKSNASLAYKEKKEDMVFREITEEYQIPSSFQLLEVSRGAQKLNQLIDSLSKGLSYDGLSKDIAKELLKGALDLQDSLTMLGKLHEASQCMPQLKKNQEKPERRKYDDVGNHRRDSYLSGDQNHQLGFQKARLSADGSSKDDIEELRNAIRDGFARQNLLLNTSTQERTNSDSPSTSSSQLSVIQSNDTHSSDSSVPQTALQKKVNGPNVIAKLMGLEDIPSKKLMQPPERRLYVEKSLSQRRLTCDIGMPNLRKSQSIIHSERTLKELLENVQSQGFLKSSSAKKSQSHQSSDFHSEQRSFNNIRPIVLVKPLCVPYVESEWTCASIVWGERALNTKLMPRKMKMKEVFASRSIDNKEEVLNAIKMQCRIEANRTPIKRVIQEGAKDDIEVVVMLEEQELRTKEASNVKKKHRKVEAENAPVKRFSFEDRAKDQNRVVARAEEIEVKKNMKDSSITEGSNFATRQRQKKERTDKELVKVQKVVASSRKPAEEEIVKAKIVSGSQNQSKITSTKLRNPENGPVTVNQHISQHQTSTRKTISKLTTQTTYRNSKDQKHKEKQASKHRVAKPIMENLECKDHDARIDLIYNDHSEEEGSTITQADQLSIEEEANDSKIQTEEHCGDNQSSFSIITIRTSEYGKNGKSSEEADDQATSTRTYTNFERACQLKYLLSSSSSFINIARELFRLNMTHPKILQTAVIHNSGETDAKLSLDYANEFIQHKCLPDSQTWFPPLSYMGDSRIQLSLDQLVEEICRGFETLRSYQRPACNCPFTDTLYATLENDMRCKGLVSGIWDLDWRNGFSVEGVEQALTDLEKMVVSELIDEVLS from the exons ATGTACAGATCATTTGTCACATGTGATGATCCGAAAGGAGTTGTAGAATGTGGAATAATTAGAAAATCCAAGAGGGCCTCCCTGAAAATGGAAGATAAGTTTCTCAGTAGCAGAACAAAGAAGAATCCAAAATCAAACGCATCTTTGGCATacaaggaaaagaaagaagatatGGTTTTCAGGGAGATTACAGAAGAGTATCAGATTCCATCTTCATTTCAGCTCCTGGAGGTCTCCAGAGGAGCTCAGAAGCTGAACCAGTTAATTGATTCATTGTCTAAAGGGCTGAGCTATGATGGCCTGTCTAAAGATATTGCAAAGGAGTTGTTGAAAGGAGCTCTTGATCTGCAAGATTCTTTAACCATGCTTGGCAAGTTACATGAAGCTTCACAGTGTATGCCTCAGTTGAAGAAAAACCAGGAGAAACCAGAAAGAAGAAAATATGATGACGTGGGGAATCACAGAAGAGATTCATATCTATCTGGAGATCAAAATCACCAACTGGGATTTCAAAAAGCAAGGCTTTCAGCTGATGGGTCATCAAAAGATGACATTGAAGAGCTCAGGAATGCAATTAGAGACGGCTTTGCTAGGCAAAATTTGTTGCTGAACACATCTACCCAAGAGAGGACAAATTCTGATAGCCCCTCCACTAGCTCAAGCCAATTGTCAGTGATTCAGTCCAACGATACTCATTCTTCTGACTCATCTGTACCACAAACAGCTTTGCAGAAGAAGGTTAACGGCCCAAATGTGATCGCCAAGCTAATGGGTTTGGAAGATATCCCCTCAAAGAAATTGATGCAACCTCCAGAGAGACGGTTATATGTGGAGAAGAGTTTGAGTCAGCGGAGACTGACCTGTGACATTGGGATGCCAAACCTAAGGAAGTCTCAATCCATAATACATTCAGAGAGGACACTGAAGGAATTACTTGAAAATGTGCAATCTCAGGGATTCTTGAAAAGTAGTTCTGCCAAAAAGTCCCAGTCTCATCAATCCAGTGATTTCCATTCTGAACAAAGGTCATTCAATAATATTCGACCAATTGTACTTGTAAAACCTCTGTGTGTTCCCTACGTAGAATCAGAATGGACGTGTGCATCAATTGTTTGGGGAGAGAGAGCTTTGAACACAAAACTGATGCCgagaaaaatgaaaatgaaagaagTGTTTGCTTCCAGATCAATAGATAACAAAGAAGAGGTTTTGAATGCCATCAAAATGCAATGCAGAATAGAAGCAAACAGGACTCCGATCAAAAGGGTAATCCAGGAAGGAGCAAAGGATGACATAGAGGTAGTTGTGATGCTAGAAGAGCAAGAACTCAGAACGAAAGAGGCTTCAAATGTGAAGAAGAAGCACAGGAAAGTGGAAGCAGAGAACGCTCCGGTGAAAAGATTTAGCTTTGAAGACAGAGCTAAGGACCAAAACAGGGTAGTTGCAAGAGCTGAGGAGATAGAAGTCAAGAAAAATATGAAGGATTCTTCTATAACAGAAGGCTCTAATTTCGCAACTCGCCAACgacagaaaaaagaaagaacagataAGGAATTAGTTAAGGTTCAGAAGGTGGTGGCCAGTAGCAGAAAACCAGCAGAGGAGGAAATTGTGAAGGCTAAAATTGTGTCCGGATCTCAAAATCAATCCAAGATAACCTCCACCAAGCTGAGAAATCCTGAAAATGGACCAGTCACTGTAAATCAGCATATTTCACAGCACCAAACTTCCACTAGAAAAACCATCTCAAAGCTCACAACACAAACTACATATCGTAATTCTAAGGATCAGAAGCACAAGGAAAAGCAAGCCAGCAAGCATAGAGTAGCTAAACCAATT ATGGAAAATTTAGAATGCAAAGACCATGATGCGAGGATTGATCTCATATATAATGATCactcagaagaggaaggatccACCATCACACAAGCCGATCAACTATCTATAGAGGAGGAAGCAAATGATTCTAAAATTCAAACCGAAG AGCATTGTGGTGATAACCAGAGTTCCTTTTCCATTATCACTATTCGGACCTCTGAATATGGGAAGAATGGTAAATCTTCTGAAGAGGCAGATGACCAAGCGACTAGCACTAGAACATACACAAACTTCGAACGTGCATGCCAATTGAAATATTTGCTTTCAAGCAGTTCATCATTCATAAACATTGCAAGGGAGCTTTTTCGTCTCAATATGACTCATCCTAAGATCCTACAAACAGCTGTCATACACAATTCAGGAGAAACTGATGCTAAACTCTCTTTAGATTATGCAAATGAGTTCATTCAACATAAATGCCTTCCAGATTCACAAACATGGTTTCCCCCGTTATCTTATATGGGAGATTCAAGAATTCAACTCTCTCTAGATCAGTTGGTAGAGGAAATTTGTAGAGGATTTGAAACTCTTAGAAGCTACCAAAGGCCTGCTTGTAACTGCCCTTTTACTGATACTCTGTATGCAACATTGGAGAATGATATGAGGTGCAAAGGTCTGGTGAGTGGAATATGGGATTTGGATTGGAGAAATGGATTCTCAGTTGAGGGAGTTGAGCAAGCTTTGACTGACTTAGAGAAGATGGTAGTAAGTGAGTTGATAGATGAGGTCTTGTCATGA
- the LOC110612212 gene encoding protein LIKE COV 1, with protein sequence MGDEKSTIVMTNRDRERDRELLIPVADCVHDNVSSKPSSSSSSSHHSGRETIYKVFRSWASKKFMTGCVILFPIAVTFYITWWFIHFVDGFFSPIYAQLGIDIFGLGFMTSVTFIFLVGVFMSSWLGTSVLGLGEWFIKRMPFVRHIYNASKQISAAISPDQNTQAFKEVAIIRHPRIGEYAFGFITSTVILQNYSGEEELCCVYVPTNHLYIGDIFLVNAKDVIRPNLSVREGIEIVVSGGMSMPQILSTLDSGIALDRCRKLELS encoded by the exons ATGGGAGATGAGAAATCCACGATCGTGATGACGAATAGAGACCGAGAGAGGGATCGGGAGCTTCTCATTCCCGTCGCTGATTGTGTACACGATAATGTCTCCTCCAAACCTTCTTCGTCTTCCTCTTCATCGCATCATTCGGGACGTGAG ACCATTTACAAAGTTTTCAGGAGCTGGGCTTCAAAAAAGTTCATGACTGGATG TGTAATCCTATTCCCAATTGCTGTCACTTTCTACATAACATGGTGGTTTATTCATTTTGTTGATGGATTTTTCTCGCCAATCTATGCCCAACTTGGGATTGATATATttg GTCTTGGATTCATGACATCCGTAACATTCATTTTCTTGGTTGGGGTATTCATGTCATCTTGGTTGGGAACATCTGTCTTGGGTCTTGGGGAGTGGTTTATCAAACGGATGCCATTTGTTCGCCATATTTATAATGCTTCAAAGCAGATAAGTGCTGCCATATCACCAG ATCAAAACACACAGGCGTTCAAGGAAGTAGCCATCATAAGGCATCCACGCATTGGTGAATATGCATTTGGGTTCATAACTTCAACTGTCATCCTTCAG AACTATTCTGGGGAAGAGGAATTATGTTGTGTCTATGTTCCAACAAATCATCTGTATATTGGTGATATATTCCTTGTCAATGCCAAGGATGTtatcagacccaatctctcaGTCCGGGAAGGCATTG AAATTGTAGTGTCCGGGGGGATGTCAATGCCTCAGATCCTTTCAACCTTGGATTCAGGCATTGCATTGGATAGATGTAGAAAACTTGAGCTGAGTTGA
- the LOC110611740 gene encoding aspartate aminotransferase, cytoplasmic isoform X1: MASDSVFVKVVQAPEDPILGVTVAYNKDTSPNKLNLGVGAYRTEEGKPLVLNVVRRAEQMLVNDLSRVKEYLPIVGLAEFNKLSAKLIFGADSPAIQENRVTTVQCLSGTGSLRVGGEFLARHYHQLTIFIPAPTWGNHIKVFTLAGLNVKTYRYYDPATRGLDFHGLLEDLGAAPAGSIVLLHACAHNPTGVDPTPEQWEQIRQLIRSKAHLPFFDSAYQGFASGSLDADAQSVRMFVADGGECLMAQSYAKNMGLYGERVGALSIVCKTADVASRVESQLKLVIRPMYSNPPIHGASIVATILKDSDMYNEWTIELKAMADRIITMRKQLFDALSARGTPGDWSHIIKQIGMFTFTGLNSEQVAFMTKEYHIYMTSDGRISMAGLSSKTVPHLADAIHAAVTRLG, from the exons ATGGCTTCTGATTCTGTCTTTGTTAAAGTTGTTCAAGCTCCTGAAGATCCCATTCTAGGG GTCACTGTTGCTTATAACAAGGATACCAGCCCAAACAAATTGAATTTGGGTGTTGGTGCTTACCGAACTGAG GAAGGGAAGCCCCTCGTTTTGAATGTAGTAAGGCGAGCGGAGCAGATGTTAGTAAATGACCT GTCTCGGGTCAAAGAGTATCTTCCCATTGTTGGACTTGCTGAGTTTAACAAACTGAGTGCCAAGCTTATATTTGGAGCTGATAG CCCTGCCATACAGGAGAATAGAGTGACTACTGTACAATGCTTGTCTGGTACTGGTTCTTTGAGGGTTGGAGGCGAGTTTCTTGCAAGGCATTATCACCAA CTGACTATATTCATCCCTGCACCAACATGGGGAAATCATATCAAAGTCTTCACTCTTGCAGGGCTGAATGTGAAGACATACCGTTACTATGACCCAGCAACACGGGGGCTGGACTTCCATG GCTTGCTAGAGGATCTTGGAGCTGCACCGGCAGGATCTATAGTGCTTCTCCATGCATGTGCACATAACCCAACTGGTGTTGACCCAACCCCTGAGCAGTGGGAGCAGATCAGACAGTTAATAAGATCAAAAGCGCATTTACCTTTCTTTGACAGCGCTTACCAG GGTTTCGCAAGTGGCAGCCTAGATGCAGATGCACAGTCTGTTCGCATGTTTGTTGCAGATGGTGGTGAATGCCTTATGGCGCAGAGCTATGCAAAAAATATGGGTCTCTATGGGGAACGTGTTGGGGCTCTTAGCATT GTCTGCAAGACAGCGGATGTGGCAAGCAGGGTTGAGAGCCAATTGAAACTAGTGATCCGTCCCATGTATTCTAATCCTCCAATTCATGGTGCATCTATTGTGGCTACTATTCTCAAAGACAG tGATATGTATAATGAATGGACTATTGAGCTGAAAGCAATGGCTGACCGGATTATCACCATGCGCAAGCAACTATTTGATGCTCTATCTGCTAGAG GCACTCCGGGTGACTGGAGTCACATTATCAAGCAGATTGGAATGTTCACTTTCACTGGTTTGAACTCTGAACAAGTCGCATTCATGACAAAAGAATATCACATTTACATGACTTCTGATgg GAGGATAAGCATGGCAGGTCTTAGTTCTAAGACAGTTCCTCATCTTGCAGATGCTATTCATGCTGCGGTCACACGCCTTGGTTAA
- the LOC110611190 gene encoding rho guanine nucleotide exchange factor 8, with protein sequence MVRALDRDQTTLKSKSFHVKRMFDHSGKHSQSSVHENGNDSSGADEKSHSRNHPKQDTPLNLPRSDKSGAKIPNPHNKGPTELEMIKDKFAKLLLGEDMSGGGKGVASALALSNAITNLAASVFGEQKRLEPMNPERKTRWRREIDWLLSVTDHIVELVPSQQSNNGVNMEIMVTKQRSDLLMNIPALRKLDNLLIEHLDQFGNQKEFCYVSRDSEDSEQGTAPRNDDKWWIPTVKVPPEGLSEAMRRWMLSQKDSVNQVLKAAMAINAQVLSEMVVPENYIESLPKNGRESLGDSIYKNITVEFFDPEQFLSTMDLSTEHKVLDLKNRIEASIVIWKRKMHQKDGKSSWGSGVSLEKRELFEERAETILIILKQRFPGIPQSALDISKIQFNKDVGQAVLESYSRIIESLAFTVLSRIEDVLYADTLTQSPRSKSDDNEKAEEETGKMSPADTSTPTSVRLSDFMGWGADTNIKKNSCYTENYCKGEHDQKAMLRPLATKRFSYLEKLESLSGIRSPTARN encoded by the exons ATGGTGAGAGCGTTAGACCGTGACCAAACAACTCTGAAATCAAAATCATTTCATGTGAAAAGAATGTTTGACCATTCAGGGAAACATTCTCAAAGCTCTGTTCATGAAAATGGAAATGATTCAAGTGGTGCTGATGAAAAATCACATTCAAGAAACCATCCAAAGCAAGATACTCCTTTAAATCTTCCTCGTTCTGATAAATCTGGAGCTAAAATACCAAACCCACACAACAAAGGTCCCACAG AATTGGAGATGATAAAGGATAAATTTGCTAAGTTGCTGTTGGGTGAAGATATGTCAGGTGGTGGAAAAGGTGTTGCATCAGCTCTGGCTTTGTCCAATGCAATCACAAACTTAGCtg CATCTGTTTTTGGAGAACAAAAGAGATTAGAGCCTATGAATCCGGAGAGGAAAACAAGGTGGAGAAGAGAAATTGATTGGCTTTTATCTGTAACTGATCACATTGTTGAACTTGTTCCTTCACAGCAATCCAACAATGGAGTCAATATGGAG ATCATGGTGACAAAGCAAAGAAGTGATCTGCTGATGAACATTCCTGCTCTGCGTAAGCTTGATAACCTTCTCATT GAGCACCTAGATCAGTTTGGAAACCAAAAGGAATTCTGTTATGTGTCTCGAGACAGTGAGGATTCAGAGCAAGGAACCGCACCAAGAAACGATGACAAATGGTGGATTCCGACCGTTAAGGTTCCACCAGAGGGGCTATCGGAAGCAATGAGAAGATGGATGCTTTCCCAGAAGGATTCTGTGAATCAAGTTCTTAAAGCAGCAATGGCAATAAATGCTCAGGTGCTATCAGAAATGGTTGTCCCTGAAAACTACATCGAGTCCCTTCCCAAG AATGGAAGAGAGAGCCTCGGAGATTCAATCTATAAGAACATAACTGTGGAGTTCTTTGATCCTGAACAATTCCTGTCAACCATGGATTTGTCAACTGAGCACAAAGTGCTTGATCTGAAGAACAGGATTGAGGCTTCCATTGTGATTTGGAAAAGAAAAATGCATCAAAAAGATGGAAAATCTTCCTGGGGTTCAGGTGTGAGCTTGGAGAAAAGGGAACTTTTTGAAGAGAGAGCAGAAACTATATTAATCATCCTCAAACAAAGATTCCCTGGAATTCCACAATCTGCACTAGATATAAGCAAGATCCAATTCAACAAG GATGTGGGACAGGCAGTCCTAGAGAGCTACTCAAGGATAATAGAAAGCTTGGCATTCACAGTCCTGTCAAGGATTGAGGATGTTTTGTATGCTGACACACTCACACAATCTCCAAGGTCGAAATCCGATGACAACGAGAAGGCAGAGGAAGAAACAGGAAAGATGAGCCCTGCAGATACATCGACACCAACATCAGTGAGACTCTCAGATTTCATGGGATGGGGTGCAGACACCAACATAAAGAAAAACTCATGCTATACAGAGAACTACTGCAAGGGAGAACATGATCAGAAGGCAATGCTCAGGCCTCTTGCAACCAAGAGATTCTCTTACTTGGAGAAGCTTGAGAGCTTGAGTGGAATCAGAAGTCCAACGGCTCGGAATTAA